A genomic stretch from Haemophilus parainfluenzae ATCC 33392 includes:
- the ribF gene encoding bifunctional riboflavin kinase/FAD synthetase has product MQLIRGLHYSPPYLSGCALTIGNFDGVHLGHQAILRHLRQKANALNLPMAVMLFEPQPREYFMGDKAPARLMRLRDKLHYLAQAGVDVVIVAKFDRTFANLPAEQFIEDWLVRKLNVKFLSIGDDFKFGAKRLGNFAMLQQAGKRFGFEVEDSRTFCLDELRISSTAIREALAKDDLQHAQNLLGKPYRILGRVIHGNKLGRTIGFPTANVRLHRQVNPVKGVYAVKVRLKSGEIFNGVANMGKRPTINGTIQLLEVHLFDFSENIYGQMVEVEFCQKIRDEIKFPSFEALKAQIEQDVKTAKAFFAK; this is encoded by the coding sequence ATTTGTCAGGGTGTGCATTAACCATTGGCAATTTTGATGGGGTGCATTTGGGGCATCAGGCGATTTTGCGTCATCTTCGCCAGAAAGCGAATGCGCTGAATTTACCTATGGCGGTGATGCTTTTCGAGCCGCAACCGCGCGAATATTTTATGGGCGACAAAGCGCCTGCGCGTTTAATGCGATTAAGAGATAAATTACATTATTTAGCTCAGGCGGGTGTGGATGTGGTGATCGTCGCGAAATTTGACCGCACTTTTGCTAATCTTCCGGCAGAACAATTTATTGAAGATTGGCTTGTACGAAAATTAAATGTGAAATTTCTCAGTATTGGCGATGATTTCAAATTTGGTGCGAAGCGTTTAGGCAATTTTGCGATGTTGCAACAAGCCGGAAAGCGGTTTGGGTTTGAAGTAGAAGACAGCCGCACCTTCTGTTTAGATGAGTTACGTATCAGTAGCACCGCTATCCGTGAAGCATTGGCTAAAGATGATTTACAGCATGCACAAAATTTACTCGGTAAGCCTTATCGTATTTTGGGTCGAGTTATACACGGCAATAAATTAGGGCGAACCATTGGTTTTCCTACCGCGAATGTTCGCTTACATCGCCAAGTGAACCCTGTAAAAGGGGTTTATGCCGTGAAAGTGCGGTTAAAATCAGGCGAGATTTTTAACGGCGTCGCTAACATGGGAAAACGCCCAACCATTAACGGTACGATACAATTATTAGAAGTCCATTTATTTGATTTTTCTGAGAATATTTATGGGCAAATGGTCGAAGTGGAATTCTGCCAGAAGATTCGCGATGAGATAAAGTTTCCTTCTTTTGAAGCGTTGAAAGCTCAAATTGAACAAGACGTAAAAACAGCGAAAGCATTTTTTGCAAAATAG